The following coding sequences lie in one Gadus macrocephalus chromosome 1, ASM3116895v1 genomic window:
- the LOC132455978 gene encoding keratin, type II cytoskeletal 8-like isoform X2: MSLRSKHGSIQKGRYSGYSGGFSSMSLGSNSGPRASSFSSPGGAPIKAVSVNLNLLTPLNVAIDPDIQVIRTHEKNEIKGLNNRFASLIDKVRFLEQQNKMLETKWKLLSEQSDEESKLEPMLKGYIANLQRQLDTIGNDKERLCQESDVMHKYVDDYKNQYEEEINKRNGAENDFVMIKKDVDAGYLTRVDLEDRLAGMTDENHFLIAFYETELEELRESMKDTSVVLQMDNARGLDMSQIVAEVKAQYEQIAARGRAEAEVAYKTKFDQIAIQADQYSHELRQTKSEIADLTRLIGRMQSELQSAKGQESSLEKQVSEAEDKGQTATRDANGRIRDLEVAVQRAKQDMARQLREYQELMNIKLALDIEISTYSKLLEGEEDRIGQQAVVSIQTLAYKRVKEINEISKQDRSPPIVYKKPDQ; encoded by the exons ATGAGTTTGAGATCAAAGCATGGCAGCATCCAGAAGGGTCGATACTCCGGATACTCAGGGGGCTTCAGCAGCATGTCTCTGGGGTCCAACTCTGGCCCCAGAGCCAGCAGCTTCTCCTCCCCCGGAGGCGCCCCTATCAAAGCTGTGTCCGTCAACCTCAATCTGCTCACCCCACTCAACGTGGCCATAGACCCCGACATCCAAGTCATCCGCACCCATGAGAAGAACGAGATCAAGGGCCTCAATAATCGCTTTGCGTCCTTAATTGATAAG GTCAGATTCCTGGAGCAACAGAACAAGATGCTAGAGACCAAGTGGAAACTGCTGAGTGAACAGTCCGATGAGGAGTCTAAACTAGAGCCGATGCTGAAGGGCTACATTGCCAACCTGCAGAGACAGTTGGACACGATCGGCAACGACAAGGAAAGGCTGTGCCAGGAGAGCGATGTTATGCACAAATATGTGGATGACTACAAGAACCA ATACGAGGAGGAGATCAACAAGAGGAACGGCGCAGAGAATGATTTTGTCATGATTAAAAAG GATGTGGATGCTGGCTATTTGACCAGGGTGGATCTGGAGGATAGGTTGGCTGGCATGACTGACGAAAACCACTTTCTCATTGCCTTCTATGAAACG gagctggaggagctgcgggAGAGCATGAAGGACACCTCGGTGGTGTTGCAGATGGACAACGCCCGCGGTCTGGACATGAGTCAGATCGTGGCCGAGGTCAAGGCCCAGTACGAGCAGATCGCCGCCCGCGGCCGCGCCGAGGCCGAGGTGGCGTACAAAACCAAG TTTGACCAGATTGCTATCCAGGCAGACCAGTACAGCCACGAGCTACGTCAGACTAAGTCGGAGATCGCTGATCTCACCCGTCTGATCGGCCGCATGCAGAGTGAGCTCCAGTCGGCCAAGGGGCAG GAATCCTCGCTTGAGAAACAAGTGTCGGAGGCAGAGGACAAAGGGCAGACGGCCACGAGGGACGCCAACGGCCGCATCAGGGACCTGGAGGTGGCCGTACAGAGAGCTAAGCAGGACATGGCCCGCCAGCTCCGGGAGTACCAGGAGCTGATGAACATCAAGCTAGCCCTGGACATCGAGATCTCCACCTACAGTAAACTGCTGGAGGGTGAAgaggacag GATTGGTCAACAGGCTGTGGTCAGCATTCAGACTTTGGCCTACAAAC GCGTCAAGGAGATTAACGAGATCAGCAAGCAAGACAGGTCCCCCCCCATTGTCTATAAG AAACCTGACCAATGA
- the LOC132455978 gene encoding keratin, type II cytoskeletal 8-like isoform X1, giving the protein MSLRSKHGSIQKGRYSGYSGGFSSMSLGSNSGPRASSFSSPGGAPIKAVSVNLNLLTPLNVAIDPDIQVIRTHEKNEIKGLNNRFASLIDKVRFLEQQNKMLETKWKLLSEQSDEESKLEPMLKGYIANLQRQLDTIGNDKERLCQESDVMHKYVDDYKNQYEEEINKRNGAENDFVMIKKDVDAGYLTRVDLEDRLAGMTDENHFLIAFYETELEELRESMKDTSVVLQMDNARGLDMSQIVAEVKAQYEQIAARGRAEAEVAYKTKFDQIAIQADQYSHELRQTKSEIADLTRLIGRMQSELQSAKGQESSLEKQVSEAEDKGQTATRDANGRIRDLEVAVQRAKQDMARQLREYQELMNIKLALDIEISTYSKLLEGEEDRIGQQAVVSIQTLAYKRVKEINEISKQDRSPPIVYKVVETQDNITSYD; this is encoded by the exons ATGAGTTTGAGATCAAAGCATGGCAGCATCCAGAAGGGTCGATACTCCGGATACTCAGGGGGCTTCAGCAGCATGTCTCTGGGGTCCAACTCTGGCCCCAGAGCCAGCAGCTTCTCCTCCCCCGGAGGCGCCCCTATCAAAGCTGTGTCCGTCAACCTCAATCTGCTCACCCCACTCAACGTGGCCATAGACCCCGACATCCAAGTCATCCGCACCCATGAGAAGAACGAGATCAAGGGCCTCAATAATCGCTTTGCGTCCTTAATTGATAAG GTCAGATTCCTGGAGCAACAGAACAAGATGCTAGAGACCAAGTGGAAACTGCTGAGTGAACAGTCCGATGAGGAGTCTAAACTAGAGCCGATGCTGAAGGGCTACATTGCCAACCTGCAGAGACAGTTGGACACGATCGGCAACGACAAGGAAAGGCTGTGCCAGGAGAGCGATGTTATGCACAAATATGTGGATGACTACAAGAACCA ATACGAGGAGGAGATCAACAAGAGGAACGGCGCAGAGAATGATTTTGTCATGATTAAAAAG GATGTGGATGCTGGCTATTTGACCAGGGTGGATCTGGAGGATAGGTTGGCTGGCATGACTGACGAAAACCACTTTCTCATTGCCTTCTATGAAACG gagctggaggagctgcgggAGAGCATGAAGGACACCTCGGTGGTGTTGCAGATGGACAACGCCCGCGGTCTGGACATGAGTCAGATCGTGGCCGAGGTCAAGGCCCAGTACGAGCAGATCGCCGCCCGCGGCCGCGCCGAGGCCGAGGTGGCGTACAAAACCAAG TTTGACCAGATTGCTATCCAGGCAGACCAGTACAGCCACGAGCTACGTCAGACTAAGTCGGAGATCGCTGATCTCACCCGTCTGATCGGCCGCATGCAGAGTGAGCTCCAGTCGGCCAAGGGGCAG GAATCCTCGCTTGAGAAACAAGTGTCGGAGGCAGAGGACAAAGGGCAGACGGCCACGAGGGACGCCAACGGCCGCATCAGGGACCTGGAGGTGGCCGTACAGAGAGCTAAGCAGGACATGGCCCGCCAGCTCCGGGAGTACCAGGAGCTGATGAACATCAAGCTAGCCCTGGACATCGAGATCTCCACCTACAGTAAACTGCTGGAGGGTGAAgaggacag GATTGGTCAACAGGCTGTGGTCAGCATTCAGACTTTGGCCTACAAAC GCGTCAAGGAGATTAACGAGATCAGCAAGCAAGACAGGTCCCCCCCCATTGTCTATAAGGTAGTGGAGACCCAAGACAACATCACATCATATGATTAA